The proteins below come from a single Paraconexibacter algicola genomic window:
- a CDS encoding Mur ligase family protein, translating to MLPPGPYLVVGLARSGLAAGRALVAAGHAVVGVDSGRPELPADPGFPVHDGSDGLALLDAHGIGAVVKSPGVPPHAPVVAAARERGIPVLGELELGWRLVPLDVVAVTGTNGKTTVSEWLGHAHRVAGRPVHVVGNVGTAYTSLIDAHEPGATVIAECSSYQLHDTLAFRPDVGILLNLGSDHLNWHGTVDAYRDAKRHGMFARQHAADTAIAPGALLPLPGDGAAIDLDLVELPAEPALQGAHNRVNARAVTAACRARGIPEEAIAQALVTFAGVEHRLQELPPVGGVRFVNDSKATNVESALTALAAFDVPLHLILGGDDAKQEDFGPLRAPVAAKAASVQLVGAAAGRLRDALGRGEDRGDLERAVAAAAALARPGEVVLLSPACASFGQYRDFEERGRHFAALVAARHP from the coding sequence GTGCTGCCTCCCGGCCCGTACCTCGTCGTCGGCCTGGCCCGCTCGGGCCTCGCCGCCGGGCGCGCCCTGGTCGCCGCCGGGCACGCGGTCGTCGGCGTCGACAGCGGGCGGCCCGAGCTGCCCGCCGACCCCGGGTTCCCGGTCCACGACGGCAGCGACGGGCTCGCGCTGCTCGACGCGCACGGCATCGGCGCGGTCGTGAAGTCCCCCGGGGTGCCGCCGCACGCCCCGGTCGTCGCCGCCGCCCGCGAGCGCGGCATCCCCGTGCTGGGGGAGCTCGAGCTCGGCTGGCGGCTCGTCCCGCTCGACGTCGTCGCGGTGACCGGCACCAACGGCAAGACCACGGTGTCGGAGTGGCTCGGCCACGCGCACCGGGTCGCCGGCCGGCCGGTGCACGTCGTCGGGAACGTCGGGACCGCGTACACCTCGCTGATCGACGCGCACGAGCCGGGCGCCACCGTCATCGCGGAGTGCTCGAGCTACCAGCTGCACGACACGCTCGCGTTCCGTCCCGACGTCGGGATCCTGCTGAACCTCGGCAGCGACCACCTGAACTGGCACGGCACGGTCGACGCCTACCGGGACGCCAAGCGCCACGGCATGTTCGCCCGCCAGCACGCGGCCGACACGGCGATCGCCCCCGGGGCGCTGCTGCCGCTCCCCGGCGACGGCGCGGCGATCGACCTCGACCTCGTCGAGCTGCCCGCCGAGCCGGCGCTGCAGGGCGCCCACAACCGGGTCAACGCCCGGGCGGTCACCGCCGCGTGCCGCGCGCGCGGCATCCCCGAGGAGGCGATCGCCCAGGCGCTCGTGACCTTCGCGGGGGTCGAGCACCGCCTGCAGGAGCTCCCGCCCGTCGGCGGCGTGCGGTTCGTCAACGACTCCAAGGCGACGAACGTCGAGTCGGCCCTGACCGCGCTCGCCGCGTTCGACGTCCCGCTGCACCTGATCCTCGGCGGCGACGACGCCAAGCAGGAGGACTTCGGCCCGCTGCGCGCCCCGGTCGCCGCGAAGGCCGCCTCGGTCCAGCTGGTCGGGGCCGCCGCGGGGCGCCTGCGCGACGCGCTCGGCCGCGGCGAGGACCGCGGCGACCTCGAGCGCGCGGTCGCCGCCGCGGCCGCGCTCGCCCGTCCGGGCGAGGTCGTCCTGCTGTCCCCGGCGTGCGCGAGCTTCGGGCAGTACCGGGACTTCGAGGAGCGCGGCCGGCACTTCGCGGCGCTCGTGGCCGCGCGCCACCCGTAG